CGGTCGGCAATCCGCCGGGGCCGGGCACGGCCGGTGTTCTCCTGGTGGACGACGTCTTCACCACCGGCGCCACGCTCGCAGCCACAGCGTCGGCAGTGCGGACGCTCGGCGGCGGTCCGGTCCGGGCGGTCACTTTCACCCGCCGGCCCTGACCGCGGAAGTCCTTGTCAACGACCGTACCGCGAGCTACTATCGCGGCAGGAACATCAACCCCGCGAGGAGGTCCCATGCGAATTGAGATTCGTGGCCGCAACGTCGAAGTGAATGACGATCTGCGAGCGCAGGTGGCCCAGCGGTTCAAGCGGCTCGGGGAACAGGTTTCGCCGCTTGCCCGCATCGAAGTTGTCGTGTCCGAGGAGCAGAATCCGGCGATTCCGGATCGCTGTCTCGCCGAGGCCACGCTCCATCTGAAGGGAGTCACCCTTCACGCCCACGAGGCATCGCCGGACATGGCGCACACGATCAACGAACTCGGTGAGGACATGCGCCGTCAGGTAAAGCGGCACCGCGAGAAACGTCGCAAGCGCAGCCAGACCAGGCGCCTGGTGAACGAGATGCAGGGCCGTTCGGCCGGAGGTGCCTCGGCCACGATGTGATCCCGCCCGGTTGGACGGGATCCGAAACAAACGGCGGCAGGTGTCACGCCCGGCCGCCGACGGGAGCCCCGAAAGGGGCTTCCGCCTGCCGTCAGACCCCGGATCGGGGGCCTGGCGGATCGAAACGCCGGAGCCTTTCGGTGCCTGCCGCACGCCACCGGCTAATCTTGACCAATGGCAAGGCAGCTAATCGACCGCGCCCTCAGGCTTGGTGAGGGTCGCAAGTTCAAGGCATACCAGAAGCGGGTTGACTCGATCAATCTGCTCGAGCCCGAGATGGAGACTCTGGAGGACCACGAGATTCTCGAGGAGGCCAACCGGATCAGGGAGCGGGCCAAGGCGGGTGAGTCGCTCGACGATCTCCTGCCGGAGTCGTTTGCACTGACCCGTGAAGCGGCCCGCCGTACCCTCGGGCAGCGGCACTACGACGTCCAGCTGATCGGTGGCATGGTGGTCAATGACGGGTCGATCGCCGAGATGAAGACCGGTGAGGGCAAGACCCTGACCAGCACCCTCGCGGTGGTGCTCAACGCCCTCGCCGGCAAGAGCGTCCATGTGGTCACGGTCAACGACTATCTCTCCAAGCGGGACGCCCTCTGGATGAAGCCGATCTACG
This DNA window, taken from Solirubrobacterales bacterium, encodes the following:
- the raiA gene encoding ribosome-associated translation inhibitor RaiA produces the protein MRIEIRGRNVEVNDDLRAQVAQRFKRLGEQVSPLARIEVVVSEEQNPAIPDRCLAEATLHLKGVTLHAHEASPDMAHTINELGEDMRRQVKRHREKRRKRSQTRRLVNEMQGRSAGGASATM